ctgatttctgGGTTATCAGAGTATCCCTTCCCTATCCCCCATACTCACTTACTCTCCTGTCTGCTTGCTATTCTGAGCTGGCTTCTCTAGAGGGGCTACTCAACCTATTCTCAATCTATCCACCCATTGCCCTGAGATTACATAGAGGAGCAGAGAAAAACTGATGGATCCAAAAAGTAGGCACTTTGACAATACTTTACAAAAGATGATAGACTGTGACCCCTTTGATAAAGAACAGTGTTCCTTCTTGGCAGGGAGTTTAGAGTTCCAGCAAAACCCTAATCCTCTAGCAAGTCTCATTAGGAAGATCTGCAATCCATTTTCACTTCCCACCATCCAAAGGTTTATGGGAAGGACAAAGACTTCCTTCATAGAAGTCCCACTGTGCTTCCTCCAATGATGGCCAACATCTCTGCTATAGGATAGAGAATCTGTCCTCCCAAAGAAGCCTCTACTGAGGATTGATTCCCACAGCACAGATAGGTCAGGCATGCCAAGGACGGCACCAGCCATAGCAGAGTCCCAAATGCCTGAGAAGGCTCCACAGGCTCAGGATACAGTACTGATATGTCCAAAATTATACTCGCCATAGATATGACTCTCCTACCCATGGGAGAGCTATTGTTTTTCCATAGACTTGGCTTGAGTCTTGATACTTCACTGactccttatatattttgtctttccttccttatgTCTCCTCAGGCTTAACTGGGCCAGCTTTTTAGTTCCTTGCCTGTCTGTAccttatttgaaagaaaacatttatgctCTGTCTTTTAATGTTCTActtaggagggagggagaggattGGCCTGGGGGCTCCATGATAATCATATCATGGTGGGGGTGTGATGGTAATAAGTTGGAGGAAGCAGAGTGAGGTTACCCACTGTCTTTCTCCCAGGGAGTATGTGAGACAcagttcatattaaaaataaatcctggaTAATTATTCCAGAGACTAGGGAGATGGAAATTCCCTAAAAAAAGATAGCTTTCCATGGCCAAAATGACCTCTGGGGTCATCCATGACAGGCCCCTTTCCATAGGTAgaaatctatttaatttcatTCCAGGCAGGTGGGGAtcaacaccgtgtttccccgaaaataagaccgagtcttattttaatgtttgctccaaaagacacattagggcttatgttcaggggatgtcatcctgaaaaatcatgctagggcttattttctggttaggtcttatttttggggaaacacagtactgcTTAGGATATTCCTGAAAGATGCAGTAACTTATTCTACCACCAGGCGTCAGCACTGGAAGCAGTTAGGTCAAACAGGACTGGCTTTCCTGTACAGAGCAAGGCAGATCAGCAAGAGGCCAATCATAAAGGAACAAGAACTTTCTCCCACTGCCAATCATCATCGGAGTTGGTCTGGAGAGATCTGGGGATACCGGACCTCAATGCATTGTCCTTGTTCCTGGCATCCTGCAGTAGCTTTGTTTCTTGTGCTGAGGCAGTTCCCACACCTGAGGTCTGCTCTGGATTTGGAATCACCCCATCCAGACACAATGGTCTCTTATCCCTGAGAGGCCTGGATGTTCTCCCTTTACTGCTTTAATGGGCATTGCACTCTGATGTTCAGGGAGACTCTgatgttccccacccccacaatgCATTTCCTCTATTCTGAGGAAAGGCTTATAAGACTGCCATTGGGATCTTCAAAAATTTCTATAAAGGCACCTCTGTGCTAGCCTATCTCTTCTCCTGAAACTGGGTTTGGTAGTTGTACCTTTGGGAAGAACTTCAGAGAAGAAGCATCACCTAGCCCCTCTAGAAGATATGGCATCTGAGAAAAGCTTCTGACTAGTTCTCAGCATAGTACAAACTTATCTCCATTTCTGCCTGGACCCAGGTCTGCAGGACAGGAGATGAGCAGCAGGATGCATCTCATACTAGTCACAGGAGAAGCAACTCTGAGAACAGCCTATTGCAAAGGGCAATGCATCTACACCCATACTTGAGAGGCTCTGGGCCTCTAAACACAGAATTATTATGCTTGCTGCCAGGTGAGTGCAGGGATCGGAGGATGGTGTCACTGCTAAACAAAGTCTGACGGGAACCTTCCATTCTACTGGTCTTTCCTTATTGCACATTTCAGAGTGGATCTGAAGCCTGAGTGTTCAGGCCCTAGATAGGGGGCTGTTGTCCCTTTAGCCCACTTCCAAGCACCATCTGGGGGTGTTCTCAGGAGATAGACAAGAGTGCAAGATGAACAGAGAAAAGGGATGCTGGAGGTGGGCTCACCATTCACATTGAGAGTGTAGTAAGCCTTGTAGCTGCCCATGTTGCTGGTGGCTGTGCAGCCATAGGTGCCGCTGTCACTTTTGTTGAGGAATGGGAAGATCAGAGCGCTCTCCTGGGTTATCTTCAGGGGTGGCACACTACCCTCCTTCTCCCATAGGTACTGCTGGGGGCTGTTGAGGCAAAGAAATCCCAGGTGTTCAGGAGAAAGTAGCTCAGGTAGCTAAAGAgagattaaacacacacacacacacacacacacacacacacacacacacacacacactgggagcAGGGAAGTCAAGGACTGTTTGATGCAAGTGCAAAAAGTTATAGGAGCCAGGGACACTGAGCCGCTCTGAGGCTTGGGGTTGAATTTTGGGAAACAAGAGATTTACTAATTTGTATCTTACTGTAACTTGGTTCCTTATGGGAACCTCAAGGAACCAGGGAGGGGTCCCTCCCCACTTCTGCTCTTTGCAGGAAAAATAAAGGATGGATGTTGTTAGACAGTGTCAGGGAAAATGAGAGGCTCATACAATACAGAGGAGATTGAAagactttaaatgaaaatcacaatttGAGAGTATGGAGCTGTATTAGAGGTCAGGAAATGGATCTTCTTACATGGGATTGCCACGACCCTCACAGTGTAGCAACAGCTTCTGGCCCTCACGGGGATGTGGAGGGTCTGGCCTAATCTTTGCCGTTGGTGTATCTGTGGAGAAGGAAATGATGTCAGTGCAAAATCCCACTTCCACAAAATCATCTAGTTATACATTACAGCTTCTACACCTAAATGCCTCAGCAGCCCAAGACGCCATAAACAAAGACCTTTCTCCCCTTACTTCTGTAAGCAAAGACCGCTATTATCATTGAATGTGTGGAGGACTCGTAGAGGTAGGGTTCCGGAAGGTCTGTCTTTGGTGAGGATCCAAGAGATGTCTTAACAGAGAGCTGAGAAGGGGTGTCACTGGTTCATCTGTGCCTAGCACACTGCCTAGCACATAAATGGGACTTAATACATATTGATGACAGAACAAATACACTTGAACTTGATAATTTATTGAGCTCTCAACCTCTGAATCCTCTGCTCTGCAAGGGAGCTTAAACTGGAAACAACacttgaaaaaaaacatttttagtgatCAGTTCAAAAAATGAAGTGAGAGCTTTGAAATAGCAAGAGATGAGGGTCATATTTTGGCTGCAAAAAGGCACTGACACGATATAGATCGGCTCTGTTAAGGAACAGTGGCATCTGCCACTGACCCCAAAAGGCTGTTGAGGAGGCTAGCTCCAGAAGGCCGTATAGAACAATACAACCAGATGCTGGTTTAGAACAACAGATAAAGAGGCTGAGCTTCTCCTAAGGATAGAGCCAACCTTAATAACCAGTTTAAGAAGGTGTTTCAGTCAAATCAAATAGGACAAAGAGAATCAGGCCAGGTAAGAGAATGGGTGTTCCTGGGCCCTACAGCCATAGAAACCTCTAGCACAGTACCTAGAGTATAGCAATTGTTGACTGAATACTGATCAGTTAGGCCAAAAAGCTCCCTGGAGAGTAACTGCCCAATGGTCTGGTACCTAACATAGAAATCTTTGTGGATCAGACTGGGGAGGGCCTTCATTAGCCCTGGCCGGGGACCAGTCTTAGGGGAAGAACCCCAAGCAAGACCAAGGGCCTTGCCCTCAGAACTTATAGCTATATAGAACTCTGAAGTTCACAAAGTGCTTTCATagatattgtttcatttattctcaGGAAAATTTAGTGAAGTAAGAAGAAACCACTAAGATCACATACTTTGGTGAAAgtaacacagctagtaagtaactGCAGCTAGAATCCAGGTTGTTTGCTTCCAGATTGAGAGTCTGCTAACCACAAAGTGATGACACCCCAAACCTACCTCATGTTCGAGTTTCAGCAATGGGTTTAGCAACTGATTTAAATAGCACTGAATTTGGGCCTGGATCTTCCACAAAGAGATTAAGGgtgttaattattttagaaaaacaccCAGCCTTTAGATAAGTTAGGACAAAAAATGCATTACTTCACAACTCTTTGTCTTCTGCCCTTgcactttattatattttcttttccccttggTTCCTCcactaagaaaaattatttttgaaaatatccaAATTTCCTCAGGTGAGGAGGGAAATTCCTTGTCCTTACTCAAGACAGATTCCATAGAGGGATAAGAATCCTTGGAAAGGTTAGGAGTGGCCATTTTGGGTCAGAATCCCAAGAAAAATCATAAAGCTACAGCAGATAGGGGAGTACAGTAGGGAAAAGATCTGGAAATAATGATGCCAGAGAGACTGTGTTTCCTACcacctgtattttctttaaactatAGTGTGTTAGACTAAAAGAATAAGACTTAGTGATCCCCACGTTCATCTTCtcatttagcaaataaaacaccAAGCTCAGTGGGGTAATTTTCTTAGCATCACACGGATAGTAAGTGGTGGAAGGTAGACTAGAACATGCATCTTCTAATTCTTGATTTGTTTTAGTTACCACTACAACTTACAAGCTAGCTGCATAACACTGACCTACCTTGGGGGTTGGTAAACTTACCCCTTGGAGCTACAAGCTACATGTTTTTGTGCATAACgttttattggaacactgccATATTAGTTTGTTTTACATATCATCTATGGCTACTTTCCTGCAACAACAGCAGAGGTAAGTAGTTGAGACAGAGACCATATGACCCCTAACGCTTAAAGTGTTTGCTTTTGggctctttacagaaaacatttgctgaccCTTGGCTAATCCTGTCACCTcttgtctcattttgtttttacctaTCCACTCATGTGTGCCTGTTGCTTCACATATAGTTACTTGCACTTTCCTTTTCCCCACTCCCCATCTCATACCTGATCCGTCTTCACCCACAAGCCCATAACATACATAAAACTTCAATGCGTTGAGAGGAGGATCTGTCAGCTCCTTTTAGAGATTCATGGTTCACAGAGCATAGGATGTCTACTCCATCATCTTCCCGGGTAACCTGGAACATCACTGAGCTGCTCACGGTGAAGGTTTTACCATTGGGATCTTCCTGTATTTGGGTTGGTTCTCCTAGAGTgcagaaacagacacacatacatgcacacacacatagatacagagTGAGCACTAACATACAGATATTGTGTGGGTCCCACTGTAGACATACAGATGGTGAGTCTCAACTTAGACAAACTTAGAAAGTTGTGAAATGGGTATGTACACACAAGGAGAATGTAGGCAcctgcatacatgcacacacacacacacacacacacacacacagtatacaCAGAATATCTGTCATTCCCACTTTTTCCTTCTATATCATACCTTATGTGCACATACACAGACATATGGAcattttcccctccctctctcctctcctcccctcagcaCCACCTCCTCCTGTAACCCCAAGGCAGAAGAAACTTACCAGGAAGCTCTTGCTCACCCTTCCTCCAGGTGAGCTGAGCTGCAGGTTTGCTCCCAGAAGACTGACAGTTTAGGATGATTGTCTCCTTTTCCCGTAATGATGACTTGTAGCCAGTGATTATGGGCTTCTGTGGGATTCCTACCATGCATAGGGGATGGCCAGGATATGAAGGAGAGGCCATGAGGTCACACTCAGCTCTCCCTGCTGAGATGGCCTCTGTGGGGGTCAAGATATTTGGGTTCTATTTTGATTTATGATGAGGAGAAGACTAGATATATTTCTCTTTGATCTCTTCCCTGAGGACCAGGAAGGAAgaccttggggggtggggggaaggtatGGTATTAGGGAGATAAACCATATCTGAGAAATGATACGTGAACTGACACCCCACAGCACAACTGGGTGGCCACAGAAATAGTGTGAAGCTCagggaagcaaagaagg
This DNA window, taken from Rhinolophus ferrumequinum isolate MPI-CBG mRhiFer1 chromosome 22, mRhiFer1_v1.p, whole genome shotgun sequence, encodes the following:
- the CADM3 gene encoding cell adhesion molecule 3 isoform X5, encoding MGISSVLPLLLLFACSWAPGGANLSQDGYWQEQDLELGTLASLDEAISSTVWSSPDMLASQDSQPWTSDETVVAGGTVVLKCQVKDHEDSSLQWSNPAQQTLYFGEKRGIPQKPIITGYKSSLREKETIILNCQSSGSKPAAQLTWRKGEQELPGEPTQIQEDPNGKTFTVSSSVMFQVTREDDGVDILCSVNHESLKGADRSSSQRIEVLYTPTAKIRPDPPHPREGQKLLLHCEGRGNPIPQQYLWEKEGSVPPLKITQESALIFPFLNKSDSGTYGCTATSNMGSYKAYYTLNVNDPSPVPSSSSTYHAIIGGIVAFVVFLLLILLIFLGHYLIRHKGTYLTHEAKGSDDAPDADTAIINAEGGQSGGDDKKEYFI